Proteins from one Stenotrophomonas aracearum genomic window:
- a CDS encoding alpha-glucuronidase family glycosyl hydrolase: protein MSSVVIALLLFMGNAHAEDGYALWMRYVPVEPALAATYRAQLSDIVAPDATPTQRAARAELERGLAGLLGTAPPMHAEATQQYAVVLGTPASSPLLAPLHSEIASLGPEGYLLKRVQRDGRSVLVVAGQRDIGVLYGVFHLLRLLQTGASLDALDVHESPRVHLRVLDHWDNLDGHVERGYAGRSLWDWQSLPEWKDPRYTDYARANASLGINGTVLNNVNASAWSLAPAYLDKAAALAEVFRPYGIRLYLSARFSAPIELGGLKTADPLDPGVQRWWRDKVNEIYARIPDFGGFLVKANSEGQPGPQDYGRSHADGANLLADALAPHGGVVMWRAFVYAHDVPADRATQAFTEFAGLDGAFRPNVIVQVKNGPIDFQPREPFHGLFGAMPRTPLMMEFQLTKEYLGFNTHLVYLGPLFEEVLRSDTHARGKGSTVAKLVDGSLEGHTLTGMAGVANIGNDRTWTGSHFDQANWYAFGRLAWNPHQSARDIAADWAAMTFSPDPTVVQPIVAMMMASREAAVNYMTPLGLHHLMARGHHYGPGPWVDGGPRPDWTSVYYHRADRNGIGFDRNASGSNAVAQYAPELAAQYGDLTKVPEPLLLWFHHVPWNHRMASGRTLWDELVTRYSLGVKQVQEMQRQWSTLTDPPEVERGSAPLPSPIDPQRSAQITAFLRIQRREAQWWRDASIAYFQSINDLPLPAGEAPPPHPLAYYKSLQFPSAPGDGR from the coding sequence ATGTCGAGCGTTGTCATCGCGCTGCTGCTTTTCATGGGCAACGCGCATGCGGAAGACGGGTATGCACTGTGGATGCGGTACGTGCCGGTTGAGCCTGCGCTCGCAGCCACCTACCGCGCGCAGTTGAGCGACATCGTCGCACCCGACGCAACGCCGACGCAGCGCGCCGCGCGTGCGGAGTTGGAGCGTGGGCTCGCTGGCCTGCTCGGCACGGCACCACCGATGCACGCCGAGGCGACGCAACAGTACGCCGTGGTACTGGGTACACCCGCGTCGTCCCCGTTGCTTGCGCCACTGCACAGCGAGATCGCGTCACTGGGCCCGGAGGGGTATCTGCTCAAGCGGGTGCAGCGCGACGGCCGCAGCGTGCTGGTGGTGGCAGGGCAGCGGGATATCGGCGTGCTGTACGGCGTGTTCCACCTGCTGCGCCTGCTGCAGACCGGCGCCTCACTGGATGCGCTGGACGTGCACGAATCGCCGCGCGTGCACCTGCGCGTGCTTGATCATTGGGACAACCTGGACGGCCATGTGGAACGCGGCTATGCGGGCCGCTCGCTGTGGGACTGGCAGAGCCTGCCGGAATGGAAGGATCCGCGTTACACCGACTACGCGCGCGCCAATGCCTCGCTGGGCATCAACGGCACCGTCCTGAACAACGTCAATGCCAGCGCCTGGAGCCTGGCGCCGGCATACCTGGATAAAGCAGCCGCACTGGCGGAGGTGTTTCGGCCCTACGGCATCCGCCTGTACCTGAGCGCACGGTTCAGCGCACCCATCGAACTGGGTGGGCTGAAGACCGCCGATCCGTTGGATCCCGGCGTGCAGCGCTGGTGGCGCGACAAGGTCAATGAAATATATGCACGCATTCCCGACTTCGGCGGGTTCCTGGTCAAGGCCAATTCCGAAGGGCAGCCTGGCCCGCAGGACTACGGCCGTTCGCATGCCGATGGCGCCAACCTGCTGGCCGACGCGCTGGCTCCGCACGGCGGCGTGGTGATGTGGCGCGCTTTCGTCTACGCGCATGATGTACCTGCAGATCGTGCCACCCAGGCCTTCACCGAGTTCGCCGGGCTGGACGGCGCGTTCCGCCCGAACGTGATCGTGCAGGTCAAGAACGGCCCCATCGACTTCCAGCCGCGCGAGCCGTTCCACGGTTTGTTCGGGGCCATGCCGCGCACGCCGCTGATGATGGAGTTCCAGCTCACCAAGGAGTACCTCGGTTTCAACACCCACCTGGTGTACCTCGGCCCGTTGTTCGAGGAAGTGCTGCGTTCGGATACCCATGCACGCGGCAAGGGTTCCACCGTCGCCAAGCTGGTGGACGGCTCGCTGGAGGGACACACGCTGACCGGCATGGCCGGGGTTGCCAACATCGGCAACGACCGCACCTGGACCGGCTCGCACTTCGACCAGGCCAATTGGTACGCCTTCGGCCGGCTGGCCTGGAACCCCCACCAGTCCGCCCGCGACATCGCTGCCGACTGGGCCGCAATGACCTTCTCGCCGGACCCCACCGTAGTGCAGCCAATCGTCGCGATGATGATGGCCTCGCGCGAGGCGGCCGTGAACTACATGACCCCACTCGGCCTGCACCACCTGATGGCGCGCGGCCACCACTACGGGCCCGGCCCCTGGGTAGACGGCGGTCCACGCCCGGACTGGACCTCGGTGTACTACCACCGCGCCGACCGCAACGGCATCGGCTTCGACCGCAACGCGAGCGGTAGCAATGCCGTGGCCCAATACGCGCCCGAACTGGCCGCGCAGTACGGCGACCTCACGAAAGTGCCCGAACCGCTGCTGCTGTGGTTCCACCACGTCCCATGGAACCACCGCATGGCCTCCGGCCGCACCCTGTGGGACGAACTGGTCACCCGCTACTCGCTGGGCGTAAAGCAGGTTCAGGAAATGCAGAGGCAATGGTCAACCCTGACGGATCCCCCCGAGGTAGAGCGGGGCTCTGCCCCGCTGCCATCACCAATCGACCCACAACGAAGCGCCCAGATCACCGCCTTCCTCCGCATCCAACGACGCGAAGCCCAATGGTGGCGCGACGCCAGCATCGCCTACTTCCAATCCATCAACGACCTGCCACTCCCTGCAGGCGAAGCCCCACCACCGCACCCGCTCGCTTACTACAAATCCCTACAGTTCCCCTCAGCACCCGGAGACGGTCGATGA
- a CDS encoding LacI family DNA-binding transcriptional regulator, translated as MDKPKKSVRRKTSGVTIDEVAALAGVSPMTVSRAVNQGNVREETRERVMRAVRKLGYTPNVAASSLAAAQHTRIALIYANPSGAYLSELLVGLLRVASNAPVQLTIDYWENMDAEAERKAARSLASRVDGVILPPPLCESAAAVGELVKARIPVVAIASGRQGDGISCVRIDDFHAGKEMAEHLIQHGHTRIGFICGRDDLSASARRYDGFVTALHEAGLEVDPELVQRGNYTYRSGLGAAELLLAHGNPPTAIFASNDDMGAAAISVAHRRGLDVPRDLTVVGFDDTSAATTVWPELTTIHQPIAAMADAAIDILLRTIRNRNDEARPLTDHVLPHRLVERDSVARPPRGR; from the coding sequence TTGGACAAGCCGAAGAAATCGGTCCGCCGCAAAACCAGCGGCGTGACGATCGACGAGGTGGCGGCGCTGGCAGGCGTTTCGCCGATGACCGTGTCGCGGGCCGTGAACCAGGGCAACGTGCGCGAAGAGACCCGCGAACGCGTGATGCGCGCGGTGCGCAAGCTGGGCTACACGCCCAATGTCGCGGCCAGTTCGCTGGCGGCCGCGCAGCACACCCGCATCGCGCTGATCTACGCCAATCCGAGCGGTGCCTACCTGAGTGAACTTCTGGTCGGCCTGCTGCGGGTGGCCTCCAATGCGCCGGTGCAGCTGACCATCGACTACTGGGAAAACATGGATGCCGAGGCCGAGCGCAAGGCCGCGCGCAGCCTGGCCAGCCGGGTCGACGGCGTGATCCTGCCGCCGCCGCTGTGCGAGTCCGCGGCCGCCGTGGGCGAGCTGGTAAAGGCGCGCATCCCCGTTGTGGCGATTGCGTCCGGCCGCCAGGGTGATGGTATTTCCTGCGTGCGCATCGACGACTTCCACGCCGGCAAGGAAATGGCCGAGCATCTGATCCAGCACGGGCATACCCGCATCGGCTTCATCTGCGGACGCGACGACCTCAGTGCCAGCGCCCGCCGCTACGACGGTTTTGTCACCGCGCTGCACGAGGCCGGGTTGGAGGTCGACCCCGAACTGGTCCAGCGCGGCAACTACACCTACCGCTCCGGGCTGGGCGCCGCAGAGCTGCTGCTGGCGCATGGGAACCCGCCCACCGCGATTTTCGCCAGCAACGACGACATGGGTGCAGCCGCCATTTCGGTCGCGCACCGGCGCGGGTTGGACGTGCCCCGCGACCTGACCGTGGTGGGCTTCGATGACACCTCGGCCGCCACCACGGTGTGGCCGGAACTCACCACCATCCACCAGCCCATTGCGGCGATGGCCGACGCAGCCATCGACATCCTGCTGCGCACCATCCGCAACCGCAACGACGAGGCGCGGCCGCTTACCGACCATGTGCTGCCGCACCGGTTGGTGGAGCGCGATTCGGTGGCGCGCCCGCCCAGAGGTCGGTAG
- a CDS encoding glycoside hydrolase family 3 protein → MTHLLHSRRSSALMVAVVLALVACKGDDTAAEKAPAAATASGEANPWPSVAWPLAEDPSLEKRINDLIATMTVEEKVGQLIQGDIASITPDDVRKYRLGSILAGGNSDPGGRYDASPAEWLALADAFYAASMDTSQGGKAIPVLFGIDAVHGQSNIVGATLFPHNIGLGAARNPELVRRIGEITALETRATGMEWAFAPTVAVPQDDRWGRTYEGYSESPDVVASYAGKVVEGLQGKVGSPEFLDGRHVIASVKHFLGDGGTTDGKDQGDTKVSEADLVRIHAAGYPPAIAAGAQTVMASFNSVNGEKMHGNKPYLTDALKGRMNFGGFVVGDWNGHGQVKGCTATDCPATINAGLDMPMASDSWKGMYETTLAAVKAGTISQERLDDAVRRILRVKMRLGLFEAGKPSARSVGGQFALIGAPDHREVARQAVRESLVLLKNQGGVLPLAPKQKILVAGDGANDVGKQAGGWTLNWQGTGTTRKDFPNADTIFEGLAQQVKAAGGQAELAVDGRYKTKPDVAVVVFGENPYAEFQGDLATLAYKPGDDSDLQLLKKLKADGIPVVAVFLSGRPLWVNREINAADAFVAAWLPGSEGAGIADVLLRKPDGAVQNDFKGKLSFSWPRTAVQYANNVGQKDYDPQFAFGYGLTYADKGDLATLPEVSGVTGNEGAAGVFFAAGDAGAGMALRLENATGQGVTVTKVPEGLDGDLLNVTGVDHLKQEDSRRLAWTGKGEATAALQSHTALDLQRESNGDLMLVTTLRVDAAPKGEAWLAVGCGTGCSARVPLGPTLAKLPAGQWTRVGVPLKCLAGAGAQVGKLDRPWSLVSASAMTVSVSRVALGALNEADVTVACPGA, encoded by the coding sequence ATGACCCACCTTCTTCATTCCCGCCGCAGCAGTGCCCTGATGGTCGCGGTGGTCCTCGCGCTGGTTGCCTGCAAGGGCGACGACACGGCTGCCGAAAAGGCCCCGGCCGCCGCCACCGCCAGCGGCGAAGCCAACCCGTGGCCGTCGGTGGCCTGGCCGCTGGCCGAAGACCCCTCCCTGGAAAAGCGCATCAACGACCTGATCGCAACCATGACGGTGGAAGAGAAGGTGGGTCAGCTGATCCAGGGCGATATCGCCAGCATCACCCCGGACGACGTTCGCAAGTACCGGCTGGGCTCGATCCTCGCCGGCGGCAACTCGGACCCCGGTGGTCGCTACGACGCCTCGCCGGCCGAGTGGCTGGCCCTGGCCGATGCGTTCTACGCCGCCTCGATGGATACCTCGCAGGGTGGCAAGGCGATTCCGGTCCTCTTCGGCATCGACGCGGTGCACGGGCAGAGCAACATCGTCGGCGCCACGTTGTTCCCGCACAACATCGGCCTGGGCGCGGCGCGCAACCCGGAACTGGTGCGCCGGATCGGCGAGATCACCGCGCTGGAAACCCGCGCCACCGGCATGGAGTGGGCGTTCGCGCCGACCGTGGCGGTGCCGCAGGACGACCGCTGGGGGCGCACCTATGAGGGCTACTCCGAATCGCCCGACGTGGTGGCCAGCTATGCCGGCAAGGTGGTGGAGGGGTTGCAGGGCAAGGTGGGCTCGCCGGAGTTCCTCGACGGCCGCCATGTGATCGCGTCGGTGAAGCACTTCCTGGGCGACGGCGGCACGACCGACGGCAAGGACCAGGGCGACACCAAGGTCAGCGAAGCCGATCTGGTCCGCATCCACGCGGCCGGCTATCCGCCGGCGATCGCGGCCGGCGCGCAGACCGTGATGGCATCCTTCAACAGCGTCAACGGCGAAAAGATGCACGGCAACAAGCCGTACCTCACCGACGCGCTGAAAGGTCGCATGAACTTTGGCGGTTTCGTGGTCGGCGACTGGAACGGCCATGGCCAGGTCAAGGGCTGCACCGCCACCGACTGCCCGGCCACCATCAACGCCGGGCTGGACATGCCGATGGCCTCGGACAGCTGGAAGGGCATGTACGAAACAACGCTGGCCGCGGTGAAGGCCGGCACCATCAGCCAGGAACGGCTGGACGACGCGGTGCGCCGGATCCTGCGGGTGAAGATGCGGCTGGGCCTGTTCGAGGCCGGCAAGCCGTCCGCGCGCTCGGTCGGCGGCCAGTTCGCGCTGATCGGCGCGCCGGACCATCGCGAGGTCGCACGCCAGGCCGTGCGCGAGTCGCTGGTGCTGCTCAAGAACCAGGGCGGCGTGCTGCCGCTCGCACCGAAGCAGAAGATTCTGGTGGCCGGTGACGGCGCGAATGATGTGGGCAAGCAGGCCGGTGGCTGGACCCTGAACTGGCAGGGCACCGGCACCACGCGCAAGGACTTCCCGAATGCGGACACCATCTTCGAAGGCCTCGCGCAGCAGGTGAAGGCCGCTGGCGGCCAAGCTGAGCTTGCCGTTGATGGCAGGTACAAGACCAAGCCGGATGTCGCCGTGGTCGTGTTCGGCGAGAACCCGTACGCCGAATTCCAGGGCGACCTGGCCACGCTGGCCTACAAGCCGGGCGACGACTCGGACCTGCAGCTGCTCAAGAAGCTCAAGGCCGACGGCATCCCGGTGGTCGCGGTGTTCCTGAGCGGCCGCCCGCTGTGGGTGAACCGGGAGATCAACGCCGCCGATGCATTCGTCGCCGCGTGGCTGCCCGGTTCGGAAGGCGCAGGCATTGCCGACGTCCTGCTGCGCAAACCCGACGGGGCCGTGCAGAACGACTTCAAGGGCAAGCTCAGCTTCAGCTGGCCGCGCACAGCGGTGCAGTACGCCAACAACGTGGGCCAGAAGGACTACGACCCGCAGTTCGCGTTCGGTTACGGCCTGACCTACGCCGACAAGGGCGACCTTGCCACTTTGCCCGAAGTTTCCGGCGTGACCGGCAACGAAGGCGCGGCCGGCGTCTTCTTCGCGGCGGGCGATGCCGGTGCCGGCATGGCGCTGCGCCTGGAGAACGCCACGGGGCAGGGCGTGACCGTCACCAAGGTGCCGGAAGGCCTGGACGGCGACCTGCTCAATGTGACCGGCGTGGACCACCTCAAGCAGGAAGACAGCCGCCGCCTGGCCTGGACCGGCAAGGGTGAGGCGACCGCCGCGTTGCAGTCGCACACCGCACTGGACCTGCAGCGGGAGAGCAACGGCGACCTGATGCTGGTCACCACGCTGCGCGTGGATGCCGCGCCCAAGGGCGAGGCGTGGCTGGCGGTGGGGTGCGGTACCGGCTGTTCGGCGCGTGTACCGCTGGGACCGACCCTGGCCAAGCTGCCGGCAGGGCAGTGGACCCGCGTGGGCGTGCCGCTGAAGTGCCTGGCCGGTGCCGGTGCGCAGGTGGGCAAGCTGGACCGCCCGTGGTCGCTGGTGAGCGCATCGGCGATGACCGTCTCGGTGTCGCGGGTCGCACTGGGCGCCCTGAACGAAGCCGACGTCACCGTCGCCTGCCCGGGAGCCTGA
- the xylA gene encoding xylose isomerase: MSTQPFIGATEYFPGIGRIPFEGRGSDNPLAFKVYDANKVIGGKTMQEHLRFAVCYWHTFCNAGHDPFGPGTRRFPWESSSPLASAEAKVDAAFEFFTKLGVPYWCFHDIDLAPDADDVGQYEKNLKHMVKLAKERQDATGMKLLWGTANLFSHPRYMNGASTNPDFAVVARAAVQVKAALEATVELGGEHYVFWGGREGYASLVNTQMKREVEHFARFLTMARDYGRSIGLKGNFLIEPKPMEPMKHQYDFDSATVAGFLKEHGLHKDFKLNIEANHATLSGHTFEHDLQVASDHGLLGSIDANRGNAQNGWDTDQFPTDLYDTVGAMLVVLRQGGLEGGLNFDAKVRRESTDMEDLFVAHIGGMDAFARGLEVAHGLLNDSPWEQWRAERYASFDSGAGKDFEHGKLSLADLAALGAKGGEPTQISGKQERYENLINTYLLR; this comes from the coding sequence ATGAGCACGCAGCCCTTCATCGGCGCCACCGAGTATTTCCCCGGCATCGGCCGCATCCCCTTCGAAGGGCGCGGCTCGGACAACCCGCTCGCGTTCAAGGTGTACGACGCCAACAAGGTGATCGGCGGCAAGACCATGCAGGAGCACCTGCGCTTCGCGGTCTGCTACTGGCACACCTTCTGCAACGCCGGGCATGATCCGTTCGGGCCGGGCACCCGCCGCTTCCCGTGGGAATCCAGCTCGCCGCTGGCCAGTGCCGAAGCCAAGGTGGACGCCGCGTTCGAGTTCTTCACCAAGCTCGGCGTGCCGTACTGGTGCTTCCACGACATCGACCTGGCGCCGGACGCCGACGATGTGGGCCAGTACGAAAAGAACCTCAAGCACATGGTCAAGCTGGCCAAGGAACGCCAGGACGCCACCGGCATGAAGCTGCTGTGGGGCACCGCCAACCTGTTCTCGCACCCGCGCTACATGAACGGTGCGTCGACCAACCCGGACTTCGCCGTGGTCGCGCGCGCGGCCGTACAGGTCAAGGCCGCACTGGAAGCCACCGTTGAACTCGGTGGCGAGCACTACGTGTTCTGGGGCGGCCGCGAAGGCTATGCCTCGCTGGTGAACACCCAGATGAAGCGCGAGGTGGAGCACTTCGCCCGCTTCCTTACCATGGCCCGCGACTACGGCCGCAGCATCGGCCTGAAGGGCAACTTCCTGATCGAGCCCAAGCCGATGGAGCCGATGAAGCACCAGTACGACTTCGACAGCGCCACCGTGGCCGGGTTCCTGAAGGAGCATGGCCTGCACAAGGACTTCAAGCTCAACATCGAAGCCAACCACGCCACGCTGTCCGGCCACACCTTCGAGCATGACCTGCAGGTCGCCTCGGACCATGGCCTGCTTGGCAGCATCGACGCCAACCGCGGCAATGCGCAGAACGGCTGGGACACCGACCAGTTCCCGACCGACCTGTACGACACCGTCGGCGCGATGCTGGTGGTGCTGCGCCAGGGCGGGCTGGAAGGCGGCCTGAACTTCGACGCCAAAGTGCGCCGCGAATCCACCGACATGGAGGACCTGTTCGTCGCCCATATCGGCGGCATGGACGCGTTCGCGCGCGGGCTGGAGGTCGCCCATGGGCTGCTCAACGACTCGCCCTGGGAGCAGTGGCGCGCCGAACGCTACGCCAGCTTCGACAGTGGCGCCGGAAAGGACTTCGAACATGGCAAGCTCAGCCTGGCGGACCTGGCTGCACTGGGGGCGAAGGGCGGTGAGCCCACGCAGATCAGCGGCAAGCAGGAACGTTACGAAAACCTGATCAACACGTACCTGCTGCGCTGA
- the xylB gene encoding xylulokinase, whose product MELVAGIDAGTQSLKVLVYDPAARKVVASTSASLELASGADGSREQAPADWVAALNSCFAAIAPAVRSRIVALAVSGQQHGFVPLDAAGQVLAPAKLWCDTSTSAECTQIMDAVGGTAQTIAAAGNPILSGYTASKLPWTKTHRPEAYANLATILLPHDYLNFVLTGERFCEYGDASGTGWLDVRTRTWSPDLLRATDPDRDLAACLPPIAAPEALYDIAPAAAKTLGLPATVKVAVGGGDNMMAAIGTGCVTPGRLAMSLGTSGTLFAYSDTPVVDPEGAWAAFCSSTGGWLPLICTMNCTVVTEQVADAFDFNTRHADGHLRNTPPGADGLVMLPFLNGERTPDLPLGKGVLAGLDTTNMTPAHFYRAAMEGATYSLKYGYDAFVRGGMQFDRIVLTGGGSNSAQWRQLVADVFGLPVDVPTQSEGAAFGAALQALWALGHARGEGASIADITERHVALDPQLSARPDPARGHAYATAYARFLRYLDALTPLQRG is encoded by the coding sequence ATGGAACTGGTTGCCGGAATCGATGCAGGCACACAGAGCTTGAAAGTGCTGGTGTACGACCCTGCCGCGCGCAAGGTCGTGGCCAGCACCAGTGCTTCGCTGGAGCTGGCCAGCGGCGCCGATGGCAGCCGCGAGCAGGCCCCGGCCGACTGGGTGGCCGCGCTCAACAGCTGCTTCGCGGCGATTGCACCGGCGGTGCGTTCGCGCATCGTGGCGCTGGCGGTCTCGGGCCAGCAGCACGGGTTCGTACCGCTCGACGCGGCAGGGCAGGTACTGGCACCGGCCAAGCTCTGGTGCGACACCAGCACCTCGGCCGAATGCACGCAGATCATGGATGCGGTCGGCGGCACCGCGCAGACCATTGCAGCGGCCGGCAACCCGATCCTGAGCGGCTACACCGCTTCCAAACTACCGTGGACGAAGACGCACCGGCCCGAGGCCTACGCGAACCTGGCCACCATCCTGCTGCCGCACGACTACCTCAACTTCGTGCTGACCGGCGAGCGCTTCTGCGAGTACGGCGACGCGTCGGGTACCGGCTGGCTGGACGTGCGCACCCGCACCTGGTCGCCCGACCTGCTGCGCGCCACCGACCCGGACCGTGACCTTGCGGCGTGCCTGCCGCCCATCGCCGCGCCCGAAGCGCTGTACGACATCGCACCCGCCGCAGCTAAGACGCTGGGGCTTCCGGCTACGGTGAAAGTTGCCGTGGGCGGCGGCGACAACATGATGGCGGCCATCGGCACCGGCTGCGTCACCCCGGGTCGCCTGGCGATGAGCCTCGGCACGTCGGGCACGCTGTTCGCTTATTCCGATACACCGGTTGTCGACCCCGAAGGCGCCTGGGCCGCGTTTTGTTCGTCCACCGGCGGCTGGCTGCCGTTGATCTGCACCATGAACTGCACCGTGGTCACCGAACAGGTGGCCGACGCCTTCGACTTCAACACCCGCCACGCCGACGGCCACCTGCGCAATACGCCCCCCGGCGCCGACGGCCTGGTGATGCTGCCGTTCCTCAACGGTGAGCGCACCCCGGACCTGCCGCTGGGCAAGGGGGTGCTGGCCGGCCTGGACACCACCAACATGACCCCGGCGCACTTCTACCGCGCCGCGATGGAAGGCGCCACCTACAGCCTGAAGTACGGCTACGACGCCTTCGTGCGCGGTGGCATGCAGTTCGACCGCATCGTGCTCACCGGCGGCGGCAGCAACAGCGCGCAGTGGCGGCAGCTGGTGGCCGATGTGTTCGGCCTGCCAGTGGACGTGCCGACCCAATCCGAAGGCGCGGCATTCGGCGCTGCCCTGCAGGCGCTGTGGGCGTTGGGGCATGCGCGCGGCGAGGGTGCTTCCATCGCCGACATCACCGAGCGGCACGTTGCGCTCGACCCGCAGCTCTCGGCCCGTCCGGACCCGGCGCGTGGCCACGCCTATGCCACCGCCTACGCCCGCTTCCTGCGTTACCTCGACGCCCTCACGCCGCTGCAGCGCGGCTGA
- a CDS encoding tryptophan halogenase family protein translates to MNAANTTTPGRIRKVVIAGGGTAGWLAGCALAHQFRDQLEITLVESEQIGTVGVGESTVPPIRTFHRFLQIDEQEFLREVAGTFKLSISFENWRRPGDRFIHPFGTIGQNTWATPFHHFWLDSQRRGMSSDLGDFCLESVASRGDQFSLQTQPQVNYAYHFDAGLYAKFLRRKAEANGLRRVEGKIREVRQHAHDGSVQALVLEDGQVLEGDLFIDCTGFRGLLTEQTLHTGYEDWNQWLPSDRAVAVQTESVKPPVPYTRAIAHEAGWRWHIALQHRVGCGLVFSSRHMSDDEAQAKLLRDIEGEPLRDPWLVPFRSGRRLKAWNKNVVALGLASGFIEPLESTSIHLTISSVVRLIQLFPIDGITPTLQALYNDVGQKEMEHVRDFIILHYHATQRDEPMWKAAREMELPESLAVRLRAWRERAHAWQDPGELFRVDSWTSVLMGQGIQPGPAHPLASAISDDDLRTLLQRIRQPIQQAVATMPSQAEFIARYCKASEDVWPRRMATA, encoded by the coding sequence TTGAACGCTGCCAACACCACCACGCCGGGCCGGATCCGCAAGGTCGTCATCGCCGGCGGCGGCACCGCCGGCTGGCTCGCCGGCTGCGCGCTCGCCCACCAGTTCCGTGACCAGCTCGAAATCACCCTGGTGGAGTCCGAGCAGATCGGCACCGTCGGCGTGGGCGAATCGACCGTGCCACCGATCCGCACCTTCCACCGTTTCCTGCAGATCGACGAGCAGGAATTCCTGCGCGAAGTGGCCGGCACGTTCAAGCTCTCGATCTCGTTCGAAAACTGGCGTCGCCCCGGCGACCGCTTCATCCATCCGTTCGGCACCATCGGGCAGAACACCTGGGCCACGCCGTTCCACCACTTCTGGCTGGACAGCCAGCGCCGCGGCATGTCCTCGGACCTGGGCGACTTCTGCCTGGAAAGCGTGGCCTCGCGCGGGGACCAGTTCTCGCTGCAGACCCAGCCCCAGGTCAATTACGCCTACCACTTCGACGCCGGGCTGTACGCGAAGTTCCTGCGCCGCAAGGCCGAAGCGAATGGCCTGCGCCGGGTGGAAGGGAAGATCCGCGAAGTGCGCCAGCACGCGCATGACGGCTCGGTGCAGGCGCTGGTACTGGAAGACGGCCAGGTGCTGGAGGGCGATCTGTTCATCGACTGCACCGGGTTCCGTGGCCTGCTCACCGAGCAGACCCTGCATACCGGCTACGAAGACTGGAACCAGTGGCTGCCCAGCGACCGCGCAGTAGCCGTGCAGACCGAATCGGTGAAGCCGCCGGTGCCGTATACCCGCGCCATCGCGCACGAGGCCGGCTGGCGCTGGCATATCGCGCTACAGCACCGCGTGGGCTGTGGCCTGGTGTTCTCCAGCCGCCACATGTCCGACGACGAAGCGCAGGCCAAGCTGCTGCGCGACATCGAAGGCGAACCGCTGCGCGACCCGTGGCTGGTCCCGTTCCGCAGCGGGCGTCGGCTCAAGGCCTGGAACAAGAACGTGGTGGCGCTGGGCCTGGCCAGTGGCTTCATCGAGCCGCTGGAATCGACCAGCATCCACCTCACCATCAGCTCGGTGGTGCGCCTGATCCAGCTGTTCCCGATCGATGGCATCACGCCGACCCTGCAGGCGCTGTACAACGACGTCGGGCAGAAGGAGATGGAGCACGTGCGCGACTTCATCATCCTGCACTACCACGCCACCCAGCGCGACGAACCGATGTGGAAGGCCGCCCGCGAGATGGAGCTGCCCGAGTCGCTGGCGGTGCGCCTGCGCGCGTGGCGGGAGCGCGCGCACGCCTGGCAGGACCCGGGTGAGTTGTTCCGCGTGGACTCCTGGACCAGCGTGCTGATGGGACAGGGCATCCAGCCCGGGCCCGCCCACCCGTTGGCCAGCGCGATCAGCGACGACGACCTGCGCACCCTGCTGCAGCGCATCCGCCAGCCGATCCAGCAGGCGGTGGCGACGATGCCGTCGCAGGCCGAGTTCATCGCGCGCTACTGCAAGGCGTCCGAGGACGTCTGGCCGCGGAGGATGGCGACCGCGTAG